One window from the genome of Enterococcus haemoperoxidus ATCC BAA-382 encodes:
- a CDS encoding MBL fold metallo-hydrolase: MSQEKAFNISILASGSTGNSLFIETENKKLLIDAGLSGKKITSLLAEVDRKPEDLDAILVTHEHRDHIHGVGVLARKYKLDVYANEKTWAAMDPLIGNVALEQKHIFDMGKFLTFGDMDIESFGVSHDAAAPQFYRFYKDNRSFVMLTDTGYCSDHIRGTIKDADAYLIESNHELEILRMGPYPWSLKQRILGDKGHLSNDDGALAMADVIGDHTKRIYLGHLSKENNTKEHARMAMESILAEKGLGVNFDFNVYDTDPESASELFAI, from the coding sequence ATGAGCCAAGAAAAAGCTTTTAACATCAGCATTCTTGCAAGCGGCAGCACTGGTAATTCGCTTTTTATTGAGACTGAGAACAAAAAGTTGCTTATTGATGCAGGATTAAGTGGAAAAAAAATCACATCATTACTAGCGGAAGTGGACCGTAAACCAGAGGATTTGGATGCTATCTTAGTGACACATGAGCATCGCGATCATATTCATGGGGTTGGCGTTCTAGCTAGAAAATATAAATTAGATGTTTATGCGAATGAAAAAACGTGGGCAGCAATGGATCCGTTGATCGGAAATGTGGCACTTGAACAAAAACATATCTTTGATATGGGGAAGTTCTTGACCTTTGGTGATATGGATATTGAGAGTTTTGGTGTATCTCATGATGCCGCTGCGCCACAGTTTTATCGTTTTTATAAAGACAATCGTTCCTTTGTGATGTTGACAGATACAGGTTACTGTAGTGACCATATTCGTGGGACGATCAAAGATGCTGATGCGTACCTGATTGAAAGTAATCATGAATTAGAAATTTTGCGGATGGGTCCATACCCCTGGAGTTTAAAACAACGAATTCTAGGAGATAAAGGTCATTTATCTAATGATGACGGTGCTTTGGCAATGGCTGATGTAATCGGAGATCATACGAAACGGATATATTTAGGCCATTTGAGCAAGGAAAATAATACCAAAGAGCATGCCAGAATGGCGATGGAGTCGATTTTAGCTGAAAAGGGATTGGGCGTTAATTTTGATTTTAATGTCTACGATACAGATCCGGAATCGGCATCAGAACTATTTGCGATTTGA